The following proteins come from a genomic window of Athalia rosae chromosome 1, iyAthRosa1.1, whole genome shotgun sequence:
- the LOC105692465 gene encoding NADH dehydrogenase [ubiquinone] 1 beta subcomplex subunit 10: MGEGRNPMERFKNSVYNILDGPVTLFREKIVVPNQQNYPWYHKKFRRVPTIDECYTDDVVCFHEANMQFKRDKKVDNEILNILRQRFEDCVLYEGHDAKEKCTPIYQQYEDASTNWFMKYGDLGAYGNVRDAYMKQKHRMVWERRYGPVGTGMTPKK, from the exons ATGGGAGAGGGACGTAACCCCATGGAACGCTTTAAAAACTCTGTGTATAACATTCTTGATGGACCCGTAACTCTTTTTCGAG AGAAAATTGTTGTACCGAACCAACAGAACTATCCTTGGTACCATAAAAAGTTTCGTCGTGTTCCAACTATTGATGAATGCTATACAGATGATGTGGTTTGTTTTCACGAAGCCAATATGCAATTTAAACGAGACAA AAAAGTAGATAATGAGATACTTAATATTCTGAGGCAACGTTTTGAGGACTGTGTTTTATACGAAGGCCACGatgcaaaagaaaaatgtactcCTATATATCAGCAATATGAGGATGCTTCTACAAACTGGTTCATGAAAT ATGGAGATCTTGGGGCTTATGGTAATGTGCGAGATGCATACATGAAGCAGAAACATCGCATGGTTTGGGAAAGAAGATATGGTCCGGTTGGAACTGGAATGACTCCTAAGAAATGA
- the LOC105692422 gene encoding astacin-like metalloendopeptidase isoform X1, whose protein sequence is MLLTNLFQLYNRKNSLLAQIVSIKSSTQSDSLKLIRTESNATMLSLWAVQLATVWAPILTIIPNLILQRSCTEALPWQGRRSNAIPISYRLDTWSQYNNPEEGSAREGDIHEDTLSRKTTTTNRRLLWIDGVVPYYVDSAISNEPAKLAVLEAAMDTIEASTCIKFVKIHPKKGRFPRSSWVNITGTEKGCFSDLGRAGNGPSILNLDVNRCFKTRGHALHELLHTLGVYHEHMRPDRDKYINILWENIKEGDAFNFRVLNHRSVTTYDLPYDYDSVMHYSMTAFSKDKSIPTIIPMKENIDIGQRNHLSAYDIKKLLITYKCRSFSRMLEYSNTDVAHNDRLEILNLNSSDLLSTASRNAHRSEYDQLEDEPEKEVPYDVIHSIQSKPTCFCSPLLYDLSKQIRGNPIYLINHYYSLQ, encoded by the exons ATGTTGTTGACGAATCTTTTTCAACTATATAATCGCAAAA ATTCGCTATTGGCTCAGATCGTTTCAATCAAGTCCTCAACACAGTCTGACTCACTGAAACTGATCCGTACAGAATCGAATGCTACTATGCTCAGCCTGTGGGCAGTTCAGTTGGCTACAGTCTGGGCTCCGATCTTAACAATAATACCAAATTTAATCCTACAACGATCATGTACAGAAGCTTTGCCATGGCAAGGACGCAGATCCAACGCTATCCCTATCAGCTACAGAC TTGACACCTGGTCTCAGTATAATAATCCAGAGGAGGGCTCCGCCCGTGAAGGAGACATTCATGAAGACACTCTCTCAAGAAAAACAACTACCACAAACCGCCGTCTGCTTTGGATTGATGGAGTGGTCCCCTATTACGTTGACTCAGCAATCA GTAATGAGCCAGCCAAACTGGCGGTTCTGGAGGCTGCTATGGACACAATAGAGGCTAGCACGTGCATTAAATTCGTTAAAATACATCCGAAAAAAGGCAGGTTTCCCAGGTCCAGTTGGGTCAATATAACGGGGACCGAAAAAGGCTGCTTTTCAGACCTAGGTCGTGCTGGTAATGGACCAAGCATTCTCAACCTTGACGTCAATCGCTGCTTCAAAACCAGAGGACACGCGTTGCATGAGTTACTTCACACCCTTGGTGTTTATCATGAGCATATGAGACCTGACAGAGATAAATACATCAACATTCTTTGGGAAAACATCAAAGAGG GTGACGCTTTCAATTTCCGTGTACTGAACCATCGGAGCGTTACAACCTATGACCTGCCATACGACTATGATAGTGTAATGCATTATTCAATGACTGCCTTTTCTAAGGACAAGAGTATACCTACTATTATACCTATG AAGGAAAACATAGATATCGGGCAGAGAAATCACCTATCCGCTTATGAcatcaaaaaacttttaattacATACAAATGTCGGAGCTTCAGTCGTATGCTAGAGTACTCCAATACGGATGTGGCACATAATGACAGGCTGGAAATTTTGAACTTAAACTCTTCGGATTTGCTCTCCACTGCATCGCGGAATGCGCATAGAAGCGAGTACGATCAACTGGAGGATGAACCCGAAAAGGAGGTTCCATATGATGTGATTCATTCTATTCAATCCAAACCCACATGTTTCTGTAGCCCTCTGCTCTATGATTTGAGCAAGCAGATACGTGGCAATccgatttatttaattaatcacTACTACTCTCtgcaataa
- the LOC105692422 gene encoding bone morphogenetic protein 1-like isoform X2: MLLTNLFQLYNRKNSLLAQIVSIKSSTQSDSLKLIRTESNATMLSLWAVQLATVWAPILTIIPNLILQRSCTEALPWQGRRSNAIPISYRLDTWSQYNNPEEGSAREGDIHEDTLSRKTTTTNRRLLWIDGVVPYYVDSAISNEPAKLAVLEAAMDTIEASTCIKFVKIHPKKGRFPRSSWVNITGTEKGCFSDLGRAGNGPSILNLDVNRCFKTRGHALHELLHTLGVYHEHMRPDRDKYINILWENIKEGDAFNFRVLNHRSVTTYDLPYDYDSVMHYSMTAFSKDKSIPTIIPMENIDIGQRNHLSAYDIKKLLITYKCRSFSRMLEYSNTDVAHNDRLEILNLNSSDLLSTASRNAHRSEYDQLEDEPEKEVPYDVIHSIQSKPTCFCSPLLYDLSKQIRGNPIYLINHYYSLQ; the protein is encoded by the exons ATGTTGTTGACGAATCTTTTTCAACTATATAATCGCAAAA ATTCGCTATTGGCTCAGATCGTTTCAATCAAGTCCTCAACACAGTCTGACTCACTGAAACTGATCCGTACAGAATCGAATGCTACTATGCTCAGCCTGTGGGCAGTTCAGTTGGCTACAGTCTGGGCTCCGATCTTAACAATAATACCAAATTTAATCCTACAACGATCATGTACAGAAGCTTTGCCATGGCAAGGACGCAGATCCAACGCTATCCCTATCAGCTACAGAC TTGACACCTGGTCTCAGTATAATAATCCAGAGGAGGGCTCCGCCCGTGAAGGAGACATTCATGAAGACACTCTCTCAAGAAAAACAACTACCACAAACCGCCGTCTGCTTTGGATTGATGGAGTGGTCCCCTATTACGTTGACTCAGCAATCA GTAATGAGCCAGCCAAACTGGCGGTTCTGGAGGCTGCTATGGACACAATAGAGGCTAGCACGTGCATTAAATTCGTTAAAATACATCCGAAAAAAGGCAGGTTTCCCAGGTCCAGTTGGGTCAATATAACGGGGACCGAAAAAGGCTGCTTTTCAGACCTAGGTCGTGCTGGTAATGGACCAAGCATTCTCAACCTTGACGTCAATCGCTGCTTCAAAACCAGAGGACACGCGTTGCATGAGTTACTTCACACCCTTGGTGTTTATCATGAGCATATGAGACCTGACAGAGATAAATACATCAACATTCTTTGGGAAAACATCAAAGAGG GTGACGCTTTCAATTTCCGTGTACTGAACCATCGGAGCGTTACAACCTATGACCTGCCATACGACTATGATAGTGTAATGCATTATTCAATGACTGCCTTTTCTAAGGACAAGAGTATACCTACTATTATACCTATG GAAAACATAGATATCGGGCAGAGAAATCACCTATCCGCTTATGAcatcaaaaaacttttaattacATACAAATGTCGGAGCTTCAGTCGTATGCTAGAGTACTCCAATACGGATGTGGCACATAATGACAGGCTGGAAATTTTGAACTTAAACTCTTCGGATTTGCTCTCCACTGCATCGCGGAATGCGCATAGAAGCGAGTACGATCAACTGGAGGATGAACCCGAAAAGGAGGTTCCATATGATGTGATTCATTCTATTCAATCCAAACCCACATGTTTCTGTAGCCCTCTGCTCTATGATTTGAGCAAGCAGATACGTGGCAATccgatttatttaattaatcacTACTACTCTCtgcaataa
- the LOC105692422 gene encoding zinc metalloproteinase nas-14-like isoform X3 — protein sequence MLSLWAVQLATVWAPILTIIPNLILQRSCTEALPWQGRRSNAIPISYRLDTWSQYNNPEEGSAREGDIHEDTLSRKTTTTNRRLLWIDGVVPYYVDSAISNEPAKLAVLEAAMDTIEASTCIKFVKIHPKKGRFPRSSWVNITGTEKGCFSDLGRAGNGPSILNLDVNRCFKTRGHALHELLHTLGVYHEHMRPDRDKYINILWENIKEGDAFNFRVLNHRSVTTYDLPYDYDSVMHYSMTAFSKDKSIPTIIPMKENIDIGQRNHLSAYDIKKLLITYKCRSFSRMLEYSNTDVAHNDRLEILNLNSSDLLSTASRNAHRSEYDQLEDEPEKEVPYDVIHSIQSKPTCFCSPLLYDLSKQIRGNPIYLINHYYSLQ from the exons ATGCTCAGCCTGTGGGCAGTTCAGTTGGCTACAGTCTGGGCTCCGATCTTAACAATAATACCAAATTTAATCCTACAACGATCATGTACAGAAGCTTTGCCATGGCAAGGACGCAGATCCAACGCTATCCCTATCAGCTACAGAC TTGACACCTGGTCTCAGTATAATAATCCAGAGGAGGGCTCCGCCCGTGAAGGAGACATTCATGAAGACACTCTCTCAAGAAAAACAACTACCACAAACCGCCGTCTGCTTTGGATTGATGGAGTGGTCCCCTATTACGTTGACTCAGCAATCA GTAATGAGCCAGCCAAACTGGCGGTTCTGGAGGCTGCTATGGACACAATAGAGGCTAGCACGTGCATTAAATTCGTTAAAATACATCCGAAAAAAGGCAGGTTTCCCAGGTCCAGTTGGGTCAATATAACGGGGACCGAAAAAGGCTGCTTTTCAGACCTAGGTCGTGCTGGTAATGGACCAAGCATTCTCAACCTTGACGTCAATCGCTGCTTCAAAACCAGAGGACACGCGTTGCATGAGTTACTTCACACCCTTGGTGTTTATCATGAGCATATGAGACCTGACAGAGATAAATACATCAACATTCTTTGGGAAAACATCAAAGAGG GTGACGCTTTCAATTTCCGTGTACTGAACCATCGGAGCGTTACAACCTATGACCTGCCATACGACTATGATAGTGTAATGCATTATTCAATGACTGCCTTTTCTAAGGACAAGAGTATACCTACTATTATACCTATG AAGGAAAACATAGATATCGGGCAGAGAAATCACCTATCCGCTTATGAcatcaaaaaacttttaattacATACAAATGTCGGAGCTTCAGTCGTATGCTAGAGTACTCCAATACGGATGTGGCACATAATGACAGGCTGGAAATTTTGAACTTAAACTCTTCGGATTTGCTCTCCACTGCATCGCGGAATGCGCATAGAAGCGAGTACGATCAACTGGAGGATGAACCCGAAAAGGAGGTTCCATATGATGTGATTCATTCTATTCAATCCAAACCCACATGTTTCTGTAGCCCTCTGCTCTATGATTTGAGCAAGCAGATACGTGGCAATccgatttatttaattaatcacTACTACTCTCtgcaataa
- the LOC105692464 gene encoding persulfide dioxygenase ETHE1, mitochondrial, translated as MRFIITSHMNLLHIVRRQFLAGTTLSKYRIMANFNHIQAVNDVLTQPVQFSPDFLFRQLFDLVSSTYTYLLADIVKKEAVLIDPVLEHAERDAKMLNELGLGLKYGLNTHMHADHITGTGKLKSLIPNCRSMISRSSGAAADILLEPGDNIEFGRHQLEVLATPGHTEGCVTFVCHEQGIAFTGDTLLIRGCGRTDFQGGSSTKLYNSVHSVIFNFPLNYRLYPAHDYTGRTVTTVAEEKAYNPRLSKSLEEFSQIMNNLNLAYPKMIDKAVPANKVCGLFELEKNK; from the exons ATGCGATTTATCATCACCAGCCACATGAATCTGCTGCACATAGTGCGGCGACAGTTTTTAGCAGGGACTACTCTTTCCAAGTACAGAATCATGGCTAATTTCAACCATATACAAGCTGTAAATGACGTGTTAACACAGCCAGTGCAATTTTctccagattttttattccgccAG TTATTTGATCTAGTCTCCAGTACTTATACTTATCTACTGGCTGAcattgtgaaaaaagaagcagtATTGATAGACCCAGTTTTGGAGCATGCTGAACGTGATGCAAAGATGTTGAATGAACTTGGACTTGGTCTCAAATATGGAT TGAACACCCATATGCACGCAGACCACATCACAGGTACTGGAAAACTGAAATCATTGATACCTAACTGCCGATCAATGATATCTCGCAGCAGTGGTGCTGCGGCAGATATTCTACTAGAGCCTGGAGACAATATAGAATTTGGCAGGCATCAGCTAGAAGTATTAGCAACTCCTGGGCACACAGAAG GTTGCGTCACTTTTGTCTGCCATGAACAAGGGATTGCGTTCACAGGTGATACACTCTTGATACGAGGATGTGGGCGCACAGATTTCCAG GGTGGTTCTTCAACAAAGCTTTACAACTCTGTTCATTCCGTGATATTTAATTTTCCGTTAAACTACAGATTATATCCAGCTCACGACTACACTGGGAGAACGGTGACTACGGTAGCTGAAGAAAAGGCGTATAATCCGAGGCTATCTAAATCACTTGAAGAATTTTCCCAGATTATGAACAACCTGAATCTGGCTTATCCCAAAATGATAG ATAAAGCTGTCCCTGCCAACAAGGTCTGTGGATTATTCGAACTCGAAAAGAACAAATAG